A stretch of DNA from Bernardetia sp.:
AAATTGAAAATTAATCCCTAATTTACGATTTTGCAACTAAAATCATATAGTGCCAGGATTTTTTTAAAAATATGAAATACTTAAGCGAAATTTATAAGAGAATTATCAGCCGAGAGCCTTCTCTACTAATTTTCATTTGTCTTATTGGCTCTTTTTTAATGATTGTGGATTCGTTTTTTATAGAAATTAAGCCTTTAGTTGATAATTTCAGAAGTGAAATAGTATTATGCTGTCTTCTGTTCGTTATTGTGCTATCTGTATTAATAGATTTACATAAGAAAAACTATCAAATATACAGATGGTTGATAGTATTAGTGATCGGAATACTGATTGCTACTCAAGTAATTTTCAATAACGGGAATATCAATGTACTTCATATTGTTCTCTTTGCTGTATTATTATTAGCAATAAACAAAAGAGCATTCATTAAACTTGTAAAAAATATGCCATCTGTAGGGCTTCCTGCTATGTATATTTTGACAAAAGTGGAGCAAGAAATAGAGCTAGAAAGTAAGCAAATAATAGATAAAAACATTTATGATAGCTATAAAAAAGCCATTAATCATAATAATACAATAGACTTAGCAATAATTGATATAAAGTTTAAAATAAAACAAGAACTCAAAAACTTCTACGACAAACACAATGAAGTAACAACCACAGAACTAAGCAAGTTACTAGAGTTTTTATACCCAAGAATTGAAGAAAGTTTAGAAGAAAATATTTTTCAGAAATTTTTAGAATTAAAAACAATAAAGGACGAGAATAAAATTCGTTTTTGGGAAATAGGATATGAAATGTTACTGCTAACCAAAAGGTTAGCAGCAGATGATTCTTTAAATGTTCAGAAAGCTCATAAAGATTTTATAGATAAACCAAAAGGGATTGAAATTCAAAAAAATCCTTAGCCAGAGTTCATCTCAGAAAATGAAATTGTTTGCAAAGTAAGTCTTTTAGATTCTAAAAGGAATCGTTTTCCTTTACAAACCCTAAATGAGACACATTTTGAAGTTTGGGAAGATGGTAAAAAAGTTGAAGTGATATCAGTAAAGCCAACTGATGAGCCAATTAAACTTAAAGTATTAATGGTAATAGATTCAAGTCGCTCCATGTTTTTTGAAGATGACACAAATAATCCTGTAGATAGGTATAAAAATGTAGAAGAAGCAATAGAAAAGCTTACAGTTAATTTAAATAGTTTATCTAAAATAGATTGGTATATTTCATTACTTTTATTTAAAGTTGATTCTCAATTTGTTTTAGGAGATGGCATTTGGTCTAACAAGACTGAAGATATAAAGAGGGGACTAAAGAAACATACAAAATTAGTAAATGAGGGTACAGCTATATGGGATACCCTATATAAAGCCGTCAATGTTATTGAGAAGGAAAAAATAGGTTATAGAGTAATAGTATGTTTGACTGATGGAGAGGACAATAGAGATAGTACAGGAGAAAAATTTCAATTAGTTAAACGTAAAGTTGAAGAAGTAAGTATTCCAATATACACAGTTGGATATGGTTTAAAATCTAATTTACTAAAAGAAATAGCTGTAGCTTCTAGATATGAGGGAGGAACTAGCAAGTATTATGGAGGGACAGATATAGAAGGCATCAAGAAAATGTTTAATGAATTACCAAAATTAGCTTCTCACGCATATAATATAAAATTTAATCGTAAAAAAAAGGACAGTAAGATTGAAATCATGGTAAAACTCTATGATATCTATGAAAAAGAATACTTTAAGGATAAATTTGAAGTGCCAATAAAGGAGATTAGTTAGCCCTAAGTATTTTTCAATATATTACTTTATAATGTAAAAAATATCAACTAAACTCAATTTTATACTCTAATCCAATTTGCTCAAAAAAACTTTCTTTCTGATAAAATATTTCCTTCTGTTCTTCTGTGAGTTCTTTTGCCTTGCCAACCACAACAAAATCTATGGCTTTCTGTGGATTTCCTTTGCCATCACAGACTAAAAAACTAATGATTTCATTTTCAAGATTCTCAAATTCTTCAAAATTTTGTTCTTCTAAAAAGACAGAAATAGCAATTTGAGGATAGACAAAATGTTCCTCTCTACGAAGCTGCTTAAAAAACTGTAAGTGTTGAGAGGTAGGAAAAATAGATTTTATCTTTCCAGAAAATTGTAATGAATTTTTTGTCTTTGCTTTTTTAGCTTGTCTTTTTTCTAAGGCACCTTTACAACTTTCACACAAATAAGGCACAGGATTTTCCCACGGCTGATATTCA
This window harbors:
- a CDS encoding vWA domain-containing protein — protein: MISVKPTDEPIKLKVLMVIDSSRSMFFEDDTNNPVDRYKNVEEAIEKLTVNLNSLSKIDWYISLLLFKVDSQFVLGDGIWSNKTEDIKRGLKKHTKLVNEGTAIWDTLYKAVNVIEKEKIGYRVIVCLTDGEDNRDSTGEKFQLVKRKVEEVSIPIYTVGYGLKSNLLKEIAVASRYEGGTSKYYGGTDIEGIKKMFNELPKLASHAYNIKFNRKKKDSKIEIMVKLYDIYEKEYFKDKFEVPIKEIS